A window of Malania oleifera isolate guangnan ecotype guangnan chromosome 2, ASM2987363v1, whole genome shotgun sequence genomic DNA:
ATGCTTGAGGTCACTCGCCGACTCGAAAGATTCTCAGGAGTGGATATTACTGGTTGACCATGGAGAGGGACTGCCTAGAGTATGCTCGGAAATGCCACAAGTGTCAGATTTACGGAGATCGCATACAAATTTCGCCAGCTCAGCTACAAGTCTTATCTGCACCATGGCCTTTTTCAGCATGAGGCATGGATGTGATTAGGCTAATTACCCCAAAAGCCAGCAATGGGCACCAGTTCATCTTCGTGGCCATTGATTACTTCACGAAGTGGGTAGAAGCGGCGTCAGACTCATTATGCTTCCCTAATACACAACCCATAGAGTcatttgaaacaatatatataaaaatatcaacCACAaaataaggtttcaaaaattttcaacagtataatcaaatatctcaaaaaatattttcagaaaatcaagcataagagatatttagaacacaagcttgtcaaaaattattttcttcaaagaaaacacaagacaagctcaagagtctttgcaataaaaatgcaaagactcacaagctaataaaagtttccccacaaaaaagaatttatgaattaaatctataGGAAAAAACTTTTCTGCTTAACTTTCAATAAAATTAGCAAAtaatcacaacaatgagagtataagcttataATGTATAATCTCTAGAAACACTCCCAAAGAATATCTTGATTTAGGAATGGGTGAGAGTAGGTTTTTGAAGCTTGTATGAGAGAAATaggttttttaaatttcaaagaatattttgctaatgatgtttgctaatgattgttaatcaaataaaatgagggagtatatatagacactccaaaaaatataaccgttcgggactcatttggtatttttgaaaaattttaagtatggttaataaaaaaataaaccttgttttacctcggtaaaaattgggcaacgcgagagtttcggtcgaccatattcaaggttcaatcgaccatatTGCTGAATTCAGTTGACCgtattaaggcaattttgaactgttCAAGGTTCAGTCGGCTACTTATACAATTTGGTCGATCGTGGCCAAATAGAACTaaagatttggtcgaccgagtgtaCGGAGTGTCAGACACGTGgcaattcggtcgaccgtggaaggcACATTCATTTTAGAACAGTCGagcatgaagtcaacatgttgacttctagtCAATTCGGTCGATTGAGGCTTTAGTACTGcttagggttcggttgaccgagggaAGGTCAAAGTTTGACTCTATGTGTGAacaatgtttcggtcgaccgtggtaaTATTATACACAAGCGGCCGATCGACTGAGGACAATTTAACTTACAATTTTGCCCTCAATTTGACCCTAAAAATTCAACGTTGGTCGACTAAAGTCTGGTTTGGTTTCCTACAatcagtctatggtcatgttgagcttttatccctatcatgcatgtgatgcaaatattacagaccataattattacagacgtaacaaattatgaaacaaaaatgcatttacaattaaaacaaatatcttctccttcttcttttgctcctctgaTTTGTCATGGAATACGCTggataatatgatctttatgttcctcttggtttccatctcttccttatgtgtgcgctTAAATATTAAGCTTACTTAaccactaaatacacacataagcaacatttgatttgtcattataaaaatcaaggatcggactcaaaaagtcgaCAAGAACCTTCCCAGAAATTGGCGTGTCACTCACATAAAATAACAGAATAATTTtccacttgcatcctatctccCTCTCCTCCTCTGAGACCTCCACCAAGCCCCACGTCCAATTCTTATACAGTAACTTCATCTCCTCCACTATGACACctatccacctacccttctcctCCCTATGCACTGCCTcctaaaaggtagtaggatctttcctggtagtaatgaatgcataagaccTCAGATGATCAAATTTATACTTGGGTGGTGACCTGATAGTGCATCTAAGCCCATTGTGATCTTGTTGGTATCCCGAGCTTGAACTCCTTGCATTATGACCAATGTCATATCTGCCTTGAGTCTGTAACTCCgcctgcatcacaatctcctttctgctctattttatactgtgatattgcaAGTCTCCTAAGTAAGAACTCCCTGCACCTTTGCCCTGAGCTTTCAACTCCACCTGCTCAACATGCTCATTGCCATTGTAGCTTTCTGGTacctatttctcttcatctacctaagAATGCGGCACCATGACTTTGGcacctaaaaccatgtctccaccaatcacCACCCTGTTTGCCTTTGGATTACATAGCTTGAACCCATCTCTCTTATACTTTAGAAAGATATACAGTCTAGACATTACACCAAattagatcccacctcactagaaacgtacATGGATagacctccaaactctctcaaaccaTAGAAGTCTACCGCATAACCTGTCTAAGATTCttctgcaactctcccatctagtgatacccttggtCATCAATTAATTGAAAAACCCACTATAGTCACTAACTataccaagaagttccttgcaagcctcACCATGCCATGTttgcaaaactccttgaacaccagcgTACTCAACTCTAATATCTAACTTGAGGAACTCTCTCCTAGTatggtactccacctcaaccacaagtttaacatggcaaacatctccaacttATGCCGCATGAGGTACCCCCACACCTTTCGTGCAAACTCACAAAGTAACCATGTCCAACCTATGATGCTGCCCTCACTGGTCCTCAAACATCcaaaacaatgtagttaagaataccctcattttgtgtgtggttgtgTTCCATAAAACGTTTTTGTTTGACTTAGAACTTtgagctgcaactccacctacaactatgttACCCAGCAGTGCAAAGAGATTCTCTACTAACCTCTGTCCCTTTATCACCATTAAGACAcatttacacaccttcattatctCACCTCTTACCTTCATATTTGTAACTATACTCATTATAATCCAAGGTGCCCAATGATGCGAATCTCAagcgacacgcgttgagacccaacaaccaatattggaatgcttgcccaagaaagctaaaaattcagatttttggatagatatgaatggtagatctcgacccgttgtttacaacaaacaagaactttggtatatacgacctcaacccattgtttagtgcgaaacacgaaccttggtataaggaagacgccacaaacggtggtggaaagccgtttgataagtcattggtgaactccacgggaaatcccgataagttcgaaaagttcttcaaaagaaccaagaagaaacaaagcctcaaagccttacatttttattccattcttttccttcttacaatgatgagatatatatagctagtatgggagacaaggacattaaacacttaacaattcccacacaaacatgggagacaagaacattaaacacttaacaattcccatacaaacatgagagacaaggacattaaatataccaacttactagacacattaataactctcacaacttactaaaaacctatgcaagccaagttgccttgcaatacaccattaagtcaaatcccatatttgaattagcacacaattattaataaggagattaaagcCATTAAGGAGGATTAGCTCAATtacaaacttgaattaagtttagtaagtcttcatctttctttgggccatgcttggagtgccccatttttgagtaagcccaaatatcttgaatcagcccgtgaagtatttctttgttcttcttggatctcgctctgttgataggcccaactgaaacatataatggatccttccatggtgcttattgattctcatcattcccccactcttcaaaaggattcgacctcgaatccattccatgtaatattaaaccaataagacaagaaaatattgtagaaacaacgaatcaaaggagtaggaaaaaaaaaaaaaatctttttgctttcttttctttttgactgtctcctttttttttttttttcttttctgacgtatcttttttttttttttccaacttaCTACAcatcacaaaacaagaacaatgaaacaaaacataagataaaagatagtaaacctgattttagagcctaagctctgataccaaatgatgcaaacctcaatcgacacgcgttgagacccaacaaccaatattggaatgcttgcccaagaaagctaaaattcagatttttggatagatatgaatggtagacctcgacccgttgtttacgacaaacaagaactttggtatatacgacctcaacccgttgtttaatGCGAAACAcaaaccttggtataaggaagacgccacaaacggtggtggaaagccgtttgataagtcattggtgaacgccacgggaaatcccaaaaagttcgaaaagttcttcaaaagaaccaagaagaaacaaagcctcaatgcctcacatttttattccattcttttccttcttacaatggtgagatatatatagctagtatgggagacaaggacattaaacacttaacaattcccacacaaacatgggagacaagaacattaaatacgtaacaattcccatacaaacatgggagacaaggacattaaatataccaacttactagacacattaatgactctcacaacttactaaaaacctatgcaagccaagttgccttgcaatacaccattaagtcaaatcccatatttgaattggcacacaattattaataaggagattaaagcCAGTAAGGAGGATTAGCTCAATtacaaacttgaattaagtttagtaagtcttcatctttctttgggccatgcttggagtgccccatttttgaataagcctaaatatcttgaatcagcccgtgaagtatatctttgatcttcttggatctcgctctgatgataggcccaactgaaacatataatggatccttccatggtgcttattgattctcatcattcccccactcttcaaaaggattcgacctcgaatccattccatgtaatattaaaccaataagacaagaaaatattgtagaaacaacgaatcaaaggagtaggaaaaaaaaaaaaaatctttttgctttcttttctttttgactgtctcctttttttttttttttttttttcttttctgacgtatctttttttttttttccaacttgcTACAcatcacaaaacaagaacaatgaaacaaaacataagataaaagatagtaaacctgattttagagcctaagctctgataccaaatgatgcaaacctcaatcgacacgcgttgagacccaacaaccaatattggaatgcttgcccaagaaagctaaaattcagatttttggatagatatgaatggtagacctcgacccgttgtttacgacaaacaagaactttggtatatacgacctcaacccgttgtttagtgcgaaacacaaaccttggtataaggaagacgctacaaacggtggtggaaagccgtttgataagtcattggtgaacgccatgggaaatcccgataagttcgaaaagttcttcaaaagaaccaagaagaaacaaagcctcaaagccttacatttttattccattcttttccttcttacaatgatgagatatatatagctagtatgggagacaaggacattaaacacttaacaattcccacacaaacatgggagacaagaacattaaacacttaacaattcccatacaaacatgagagacaaggacattaaatataccaacttactagacacattaataactctcacaacttactaaaaacctatgcaagccaagttgccttgcaatacaccattaagtcaaatcccatatttgaattagcacacaattattaataaggagattaaagcCATTAAGGAGGATTAGCTCAATtacaaacttgaattaagtttagtaagtcttcatctttctttgggccatgcttggagtgccccatttttgaataagcccaaatatcttgaatcagctcgtgaagtatttctttgatcttcttggatctcgctctgatgataggcccaactgaaacatataatggatccttccatggtgcttattgattctcatcattcccccactcttcaaaaggattcgacctcgaatccattccatgtaatattaaaccaataagacaagaaaatattgtagaaacaacgaatcaaaggagtaggaaaaaaaaaaaaatctttttgctttcttttctttttgactgtctcctttttttctttttttctttactgacgtatctttttttttttttttttccaacttgctacacgtcacaaaacaagaacaatgaaacaaaacataagataaaagatagtaaacctgattttagagcctaagctctgataccaaatgatgcgaacctcaatcgacacgcgttgagacccaacaaccaatattggaatgcttgcccaagaaagctaaaattcagatttttggatagatatgaatggtagacctcgacccgttgtttacgacaaacaagaactttggtatatacgacctcaacccgttgtttagtgcgaaacacaaaccttggtataaggaagacgccacaaacggtggtggaaagccgtttgataagtcattggtgaacgccacgggaaatcccgataagttcgaaaagttcttcaaaagaaccaagaagaaacaaagcctcaaagcctcacatttttatttccattcttttccttcttacaatggtgagatatatatagctagtatgggagacaaggacattaaacacttaacaattcccacacaaacatgggagacaagaacattaaacacttagcaattcccatacaaacatgggagacaaggacattaaatataccaacttactagacacattaataactctcacaacttactaaaaacctatgcaagccaagttgccttgcaatacaccattaagtcaaatcccatatttgaattagcacacaattattaataaggagattaaagcCATTAAGGAggattagctccatcacaaacttgaattaagtttagtaagtcttcatctttctttgggccatgcttggagtgccccatttttgaataagcccaaatatcttgaatcagcccgtgaagtatttctttgatcttctttgATCTCGttctgatgataggcccaactgaaacatataatggatccttccatggtgcttattgattctcatcattggGTACATGTCTTACACTATATAACCTCCTTACCATATCATCATACATCTTTATTCTGATATTCCCCATTTTGATAACATTGCATACCACATCGTTTCTCATCAGAACAGAACCAGAACTCACCAATATGTTAGTGGTGAACTAGGCTTTGTTGagcgtcatgtgaaaagaacatctcgAGTCTAGGATCTGAGAATTCATGAGGCATTTTAAACCcaatgaaatagaaagcatatcacaAACATTGCTCCTTAAATCTCTTTCTTTCACTACGTTCGCAGATTTAGATGAACCCTATTGAGTTTTTGCATTCTCCTTCTGACTGCtactgagttttattaccactcaatTTATTCCTAAACTTGCATttcccacgatcctgattaccttttaccacgagcccttcaccataTGAACCCTCTTGCTAGCCTTCTTCCTTTAATAGAACCCCGTCAATGCACTCATGATCTCCTATATGTCAAGGGTTTCTTTCCTTGAAGTCAGCAtcgtaaccaaattctcatacgtAGGtgatgtaggtagggaattcaacatCATCAACGCTTTTtcttcttcctcaaacttcacatcaactcgcctcaaatcactaatgatatgattgaatgtgttgatgtgctgagttaAGTCCGAACCctttgccatcttaagccaatatagtttttgcttaagatacaacttgtttgtcaatgacttggacatgtaccgacgCTCCAGTTTTAGCCAAACCGCTGtcggcgattcctcatccataacgtgatacaacacgtcatcggtCAGACATAACCTAATAGTGGACACAACtttcgcttccaactccttccaacttgcggTGTCTATGCTTTCCGGCTTCTTTTCATATAGAGTCTTCACCAAACCTTGCTACACTAGAAAGTCCTTAACCCTCTTCGTCTAAAGCTTGAAATTTCccattccatcgaacttaccaaCATCGAACCTCGTAGAAGAAATACCAGCCAGTGCgaaccaatagctttgataccaattgttgaaaattggcgctctaataccaattgttgattcgAATGCGTAGCGGAAACACACATAACTCGAATatggaacaagtaatgcaagcactcagtgatgaatatatggaaattaacaatcaagaaaaatgaataaaggaaagcaataagaATTCACGACACAATAAATTACGTGGTTTTacaatttgcctacatccacgggagcaagcggttgattttcactatcacaatgaagcttacatcaaccttatcaaactagggttacaaaatatgattaaataataatCTTATGCATACAAAAGACTTCTACTATGATTAAAACACTTTTGTAGCAATTCCCACGgaggaaaattcttcaaaatcTCTCAATCTATCGATCTCCGATATGATATTCTGTGATGTGTGTGAGCGCTGTCCATGGTTTAGATCAAACTGTTGATAGTTTGAAGCTGTGAAAAATTCCTTGCATTCTGCCTAAAATCATCGGCGGTTAactcaaaccgtcgacgattagCCCTCAAACTGTTGAGTAAATTGGCGACGGTTGCCTTCCTGCAAACTTTTCTCTTGTTCCTCGCTTCATGATGCTTTCCTGATGCTtgtgttccactcaaaatatgatcCACAAACCCAACAATTTCAATAATGTATGTGGTTGTCATGATTTAACTAGTTAAGGAAATGTATTTGATTTCTTATCTTATATAAGATTGGATTGAATGTTTAAGAATCATAATATGTAATTAATGAATTCAACAATGAATCTCTGAAGAACATGTTGTTGTTCTTCATGTGGTTCTTGGGGTGAGAGAAGCCTTGTAACATTGACAGGTTGCTCGTTGATTGTAAGGTGGAACAGTATTTAATGACTTGGTAAATAAACTCATCAAACAAACCATGTTGATTATGAAATTGTATTATGTCACATGAATGTAATTGTGtgtatatcaacttaagattgaACATGGTGATATGCGTTGTATGCTTTATGTGATAAAACTATATTTTCCAATTTCATAAAACTAAATTAATGATCCAACGACAGATCCCCAAGGAACATGTTGTAGTTCTTCATGCGGTTCTTGAGGTGAGGGAAGCCTTACAACACTGATAGGTTGCCCGATGGTTATGAGGTGGAATAATATTTAAAAGAAAGGTAACCTAAATAAATACAGATTCAAAAACCGATCTTGATTAATGTTTGAACATCTCAAATTTATCACAGTACCATTTGAAAATGATGGGTGTGTACTGTGTAGGGGGTGTCTAATACTTTCCCCTTATATAATTGAACTCCCAAACGTGGTTTTGGAACAAAGGCTAGAAACTATTGATTCCTTGGACCCTATGGTTAGGTAGAGACAAATTAATCAATAGTAATTATGTCAACTTAGCCATACTTAGGTAAAAAGGGTAAGTGGCGACTCCATGAATCTTAGAGTGCAAGATAAAGGATATATACCATATTCTTTGGGTAGCCATCCTTGTTGAGGCGTCAAATTTTGGTCCCACAACAATAAGTTCCAATGAGGCATGTGGCAAGCTTAAAATCTCTAGCCCATTGTGTGcgaacaattcaaaattttgaataatagtTGGATAAGTTGATAGCCTTTAGAAGCTGATCGACTGTCTATGGGTGGCACCAACGATTATATTTGGAGAGAAGGCCAATCGACCAACTAGTGAAAaattgtgcttttttttttttctatcttcaTTTGAATTAAAAGTTGTTTGGTCAAAAAATATCTTTGACATCTACACTTATGCCTATATATAAACGAAAGTATCAATTATAAACATATGTACACTAATTTCACCAATATCAAAATATAAATGATTTGACACAAATTACATTTAGAAgtggattttaaaacttattaAAATCAACCTCGTGCTCCTCAACTAGtcacaaaaaaaattaatacaattgTTAATGATTaccaaatttattttcatttattaataaaaattatgaaaaatcttAAATCAATTATTATATTGCTAATTTAAGAAATAAATTACAAATTATAAAAAGATTTTATGAGACAATTTTACTATAGAAGCATAGAGCATAAACTAACTCATGAAAAATAATTGACTGTAATACATGAATATTTTACTTTTAGTGTTAAATGGCTAAATGATAGTGTTGAAAACTTGACTTTATAATATCCCCATATTATACTCAAACTTTGATTTAAATTATGCAATTAATATTAAttcttatgaattttaaaaaattatgaaatgtctATTTTTAAAGGGGCCTGGGGCCACTTCTGAACCGCAATGGTCCAAATCCATCTTCTGGATTTAAACTGGGAAGTGCAATGTTTATTCCCAAACGGAGATGTAACAAAATGAAATACTGAGAAATGTAGGTTAAAAATGCGGGCGGGCACTGTTGCTTCCTGGCCTGTTTGCTGTTACCCAAGTTCTAGCCGTCATCGTTCTAATCTGTCTTACAAGAGAACCATCATTCCTCTCTCGGCTTTCAAGATTCAAACCCAATGCAGAAACAGCTGTTACGTCACTCACACGACGGCAAATAGTTGCAGCAAGGAgcaaggaaagaagaaaaagaagaagaatgatTCACATCCATGTCACAAACACGTATTCTTAGAAGAACTGTACCCCTCTATTGGCGATAGCAGCCAAACAAGAAGTACCCAGGAGAAAGAAAgcgtaaaagaagaagaagaagcagagaaCAAGGTCCAGAACCGTGAGGTTATTTGCACAAACATGTGGTGGGCAGACTTGAGAGCAGCGTTGGGTCAGAGATTTAATTTGGAGGGAATCGTTTGTTCGGTGGGGGTGGTTGCGAGGCATCGGCATTTGGCGGTTCCCCACGTGACCGTGCCTGATATAAGGTACATTGATTGGGTTGAGCTTCGAAGAAGGGGTTTCAGGGGTGTTGTTTTTGACAAGGACAACACTATTACTGCGCCTTACGCTTTGACATTGTGGGGGCCTCTCGAATCTTCGATAGAGCAATGCAAGTCGGTGTTTGGAAATGATATCGCAGTGTTTAGTAACTCAGCAGGTAATTGCAGTCTGAcccatttgaaaattttcttgtttTTGTTGATGCTGCGTTGTGATGTTGTTTCTTCAACTTGATGATTTATCTTTACGGTTTTATGAATCAGGGCTTCACGAGTATGATCCTGATGGCCGTAAAGCTGGAGCTCTGGAGAGGGCAATCGGAATTAAAGTAATAAGGCATAGTATGtgtgtttctttttctttatatgCAAATTAGGATCTGTTATTTTGAAAATCTGCAATTTATATATGTTCTGAATCAAATGGATGCTAGTTATAGTTCATGAGTGAATTGGACCTATTGCTTCATCTCACCTGGAAACCTGTGCTAGAACAGTTCAGGCTGTTATGTTTGTGGCATTTTTTTTAGTTTATCCTGCGTTTATTGTGTATATCTGTTTGTTAAATCGTAGGGGTGAAGAAGCCATCTGGAACAGCTGAAGAAATTGAGAAACACTTTGGTTGTGCATCGTCACTACTTATCATGGTATATATGACTAATAGAATGCTTAATGATCTTTTCAGATTTTGGTTTTGCATTATGAAAGGAAGAGCATAGTTATGTCTGCTGCAGGTTGGTGATCGGCACTTCACTGACATTGTTTATGGGAACCGAAATGGCTTTCTCACCATCTTGACTAAACCATTGAGCCTTGCAGAGGAGCCTTTCATTGTTAAGCAGGTTTGTTTTCCTTCGTTTAATCTCTTCTTTTTGGCAGCCTGAGGAATGTCCCAATGAAAAAGAAAGGGATAATATACATTTTTAAATATATGATATGAAGGTTGGAAGAATTGTAACTATAATAAATTAGTAATGGTACATTACACTGGAGTTTTTGATTCAGTTAGGTtgctttttaaaataaaatactacAATAGGATTGTTTAAAAGCTTCTTACTGTAGTAGCTGTGTTGAACAAAATCGCATCTTGATAATGCGATTTCAAATTTTGAGACATCTGGGATCGGATCTTTAAGACAACCACAGCCACATGAAATCACgtcttcacttttttttttttttaattattatcttTTTGAGTTTGCTGGCTTGCTCTTGGGTTGTCTCTTTTGCTTGTTGCGATGGATTGCT
This region includes:
- the LOC131149392 gene encoding phosphatidylglycerophosphate phosphatase 1, chloroplastic/mitochondrial isoform X5, which translates into the protein MRAGTVASWPVCCYPSSSRHRSNLSYKRTIIPLSAFKIQTQCRNSCYVTHTTANSCSKEQGKKKKKKNDSHPCHKHVFLEELYPSIGDSSQTRSTQEKESVKEEEEAENKVQNREVICTNMWWADLRAALGQRFNLEGIVCSVGVVARHRHLAVPHVTVPDIRYIDWVELRRRGFRGVVFDKDNTITAPYALTLWGPLESSIEQCKSVFGNDIAVFSNSAGLHEYDPDGRKAGALERAIGIKVIRHRVKKPSGTAEEIEKHFGCASSLLIMVGDRHFTDIVYGNRNGFLTILTKPLSLAEEPFIVKQLRKLEVFLVNQWSQRGLKITSHIRLPDALQCVKDPPPLKEMEGDP
- the LOC131149392 gene encoding phosphatidylglycerophosphate phosphatase 1, chloroplastic/mitochondrial isoform X4 yields the protein MRAGTVASWPVCCYPSSSRHRSNLSYKRTIIPLSAFKIQTQCRNSCYVTHTTANSCSKEQGKKKKKKNDSHPCHKHVFLEELYPSIGDSSQTRSTQEKESVKEEEEAENKVQNREVICTNMWWADLRAALGQRFNLEGIVCSVGVVARHRHLAVPHVTVPDIRYIDWVELRRRGFRGVVFDKDNTITAPYALTLWGPLESSIEQCKSVFGNDIAVFSNSAGLHEYDPDGRKAGALERAIGIKVIRHRVKKPSGTAEEIEKHFGCASSLLIMLCLLQVGDRHFTDIVYGNRNGFLTILTKPLSLAEEPFIVKQLRKLEVFLVNQWSQRGLKITSHIRLPDALQCVKDPPPLKEMEGDP
- the LOC131149392 gene encoding phosphatidylglycerophosphate phosphatase 1, chloroplastic/mitochondrial isoform X6, translated to MRAGTVASWPVCCYPSSSRHRSNLSYKRTIIPLSAFKIQTQCRNSCYVTHTTANSCSKEQGKKKKKKNDSHPCHKHVFLEELYPSIGDSSQTRSTQEKESVKEEEEAENKVQNREVICTNMWWADLRAALGQRFNLEGIVCSVGVVARHRHLAVPHVTVPDIRYIDWVELRRRGFRGVVFDKDNTITAPYALTLWGPLESSIEQCKSVFGNDIAVFSNSAGLHEYDPDGRKAGALERAIGIKVIRHRVKKPSGTAEEIEKHFGCASSLLIMVGDRHFTDIVYGNRNGFLTILTKPLSLAEEPFIVKQLRKLEVFLVNQWSQRGLKITSHIRLPDALQCVKDPPPLRRE
- the LOC131149392 gene encoding phosphatidylglycerophosphate phosphatase 1, chloroplastic/mitochondrial isoform X2, which codes for MRAGTVASWPVCCYPSSSRHRSNLSYKRTIIPLSAFKIQTQCRNSCYVTHTTANSCSKEQGKKKKKKNDSHPCHKHVFLEELYPSIGDSSQTRSTQEKESVKEEEEAENKVQNREVICTNMWWADLRAALGQRFNLEGIVCSVGVVARHRHLAVPHVTVPDIRYIDWVELRRRGFRGVVFDKDNTITAPYALTLWGPLESSIEQCKSVFGNDIAVFSNSAGLHEYDPDGRKAGALERAIGIKVIRHRVKKPSGTAEEIEKHFGCASSLLIMLCLLQVGDRHFTDIVYGNRNGFLTILTKPLSLAEEPFIVKQLRKLEVFLVNQWSQRGLKITSHIRLPDALQCVKDPPPLSWASACANIH
- the LOC131149392 gene encoding phosphatidylglycerophosphate phosphatase 1, chloroplastic/mitochondrial isoform X8; this encodes MRAGTVASWPVCCYPSSSRHRSNLSYKRTIIPLSAFKIQTQCRNSCYVTHTTANSCSKEQGKKKKKKNDSHPCHKHVFLEELYPSIGDSSQTRSTQEKESVKEEEEAENKVQNREVICTNMWWADLRAALGQRFNLEGIVCSVGVVARHRHLAVPHVTVPDIRYIDWVELRRRGFRGVVFDKDNTITAPYALTLWGPLESSIEQCKSVFGNDIAVFSNSAGLHEYDPDGRKAGALERAIGIKVIRHRVKKPSGTAEEIEKHFGCASSLLIMLCLLQVGDRHFTDIVYGNRNGFLTILTKPLSLAEEPFIVKQEGNGRGSMMIGSSE
- the LOC131149392 gene encoding phosphatidylglycerophosphate phosphatase 1, chloroplastic/mitochondrial isoform X3, giving the protein MRAGTVASWPVCCYPSSSRHRSNLSYKRTIIPLSAFKIQTQCRNSCYVTHTTANSCSKEQGKKKKKKNDSHPCHKHVFLEELYPSIGDSSQTRSTQEKESVKEEEEAENKVQNREVICTNMWWADLRAALGQRFNLEGIVCSVGVVARHRHLAVPHVTVPDIRYIDWVELRRRGFRGVVFDKDNTITAPYALTLWGPLESSIEQCKSVFGNDIAVFSNSAGLHEYDPDGRKAGALERAIGIKVIRHRVKKPSGTAEEIEKHFGCASSLLIMVGDRHFTDIVYGNRNGFLTILTKPLSLAEEPFIVKQLRKLEVFLVNQWSQRGLKITSHIRLPDALQCVKDPPPLKWKGIHDDRLIRVD
- the LOC131149392 gene encoding phosphatidylglycerophosphate phosphatase 1, chloroplastic/mitochondrial isoform X9 — encoded protein: MRAGTVASWPVCCYPSSSRHRSNLSYKRTIIPLSAFKIQTQCRNSCYVTHTTANSCSKEQGKKKKKKNDSHPCHKHVFLEELYPSIGDSSQTRSTQEKESVKEEEEAENKVQNREVICTNMWWADLRAALGQRFNLEGIVCSVGVVARHRHLAVPHVTVPDIRYIDWVELRRRGFRGVVFDKDNTITAPYALTLWGPLESSIEQCKSVFGNDIAVFSNSAGLHEYDPDGRKAGALERAIGIKVIRHRVKKPSGTAEEIEKHFGCASSLLIMVGDRHFTDIVYGNRNGFLTILTKPLSLAEEPFIVKQEGNGRGSMMIGSSE